Proteins from a single region of Plasmodium brasilianum strain Bolivian I chromosome 13, whole genome shotgun sequence:
- a CDS encoding PIR protein, with the protein MENITDLLHQHLEESPSSNIYNKFNNNVNGNQYDEICKECNDVKDDYPTGSYDLCKKIARNAEDLSLKKNKEGYNSHCLHYTYWVYYKIKKILELSHETNKPKHLVNFLKVRSRIYNHYSLYKCLPEIEKNTIDGLNEKVDEKYLFDYFEYYDNIKTYNTCIKFTFEKYKKYLNHIKELYKKDKNTNECCDDSFWDDCDMYFKCNKEFDPNTLLSSLNDKQNNNCDILKTLDKSSESSNSLNSQGSQRDFKDSIYFLRCTDNMGDSPEDTSRIGGKINCYAFPASRESLNKPTSPYYLPPLHGDSSTTTTYGSKNSESVLIPSKGMQQSLGATTNGVQGKNKEGIAVHSNLNSRSNALSSLSMSLDPKKYKITPQFCQIQGLVKSSEGVCREPSVRDTPMIGAKWNIHAPQGRVKYSPEIISVLFRNSDKSNIFSNNIFRVGIACTLIVGIISTIYIYYKFTPFGRGFHKKVPRKKRIDDYYYDDPHIRHFVIRAPKSVKRKVGSRRLHFSYYSR; encoded by the exons atggaaaacatAACTGATCTTTTG CATCAACATTTAGAAGAATCACCAtcaagtaatatatataataaatttaacaatAATGTAAATGGAAACCAATACGATGAAATTTGTAAAGAATGTAATGACGTTAAAGATGATTATCCAACAGGAAGTTATGatctttgtaaaaaaattgcaagaAATGCAGAGGATTTATCactaaagaaaaataaagaaggaTATAATTCCCACTGTTTACATTATACATACTgggtatattataaaataaaaaaaattttagagCTTAGCCACGAAACTAATAAACCAAAACAtcttgttaattttttaaaagtaagAAGTAGAATTTATAATCATTATTCCTTATATAAATGTCTACctgaaattgaaaaaaacacTATAGATGGTTTAAATGAAAAGGtagatgaaaaatatttgttcgattattttgaatattatgataatattaaaacatataatacttGTATTAAGTTTACATtcgaaaaatacaaaaaataccTTAATCATATTAAAGAACTATacaaaaaggataaaaatacTAATGAATGCTGCGATGATTCTTTTTGGGATGATTGCgatatgtattttaaatgtaataaagaGTTTGATCCTAATACACTCTTATCTTCATTAAatgataaacaaaataataattgtgaTATCTTAAAAACATTAGATAAATCTTCAGAATCCAGTAATTCATTGAATTCTCAGGGTTCACAAAGAGATTTTAAGGattcaatttattttctcaGATGTACAGACAATATGGGTGACAGTCCTGAAGATACAAGTCGTATAGGTGGTAAAATTAATTGTTATGCATTTCCAGCATCTCGTGAATCACTTAATAAGCCAACTTCACCATATTATCTACCTCCTCTCCATGGCGATTCTTCTACGACCACCACTTATGGAAGTAAAAACTCTGAATCAGTCTTAATCCCCAGTAAAGGAATGCAGCAATCACTTGGAGCCACAACTAACGGAGTTCAAGGTAAAAATAAGGAAGGGATTGCAGTACATTCTAATTTAAATTCAAGAAGTAACGCATTATCATCCCTTTCAATGTCATTAGATCcgaaaaagtataaaatcaCTCCACAGTTCTGTCAAATACAGGGGTTAGTAAAAAGCTCAGAAGGAGTATGTAGAGAGCCAAGTGTTCGTGATACTCCAATGATTGGGGCAAAATGGAATATCCATGCCCCACAAGGAAGAGTTAAATATTCGCCTGAAATTATATCTGTACTTTTTAGGAATTCAGATAAATCCAATATATTCAGTAACAACATATTCCGTGTTGGTATCGCATGTACTTTGATTGTGGGAATAATTTCAactatttacatttattataaa ttTACGCCCTTCGGAAGAGGTTTTCATAAAAAGGTaccaagaaaaaaaagaattgacGATTACTATTATGATGATCCGCATATACGTCATTTTGTAATCCGTGCTCCAAAATCCGTTAAAAGGAAAGTTGGTAGTAGAAGattacatttttcttattattctaGGTGA